In Candidatus Roseilinea sp., one DNA window encodes the following:
- the vanA gene encoding (2Fe-2S)-binding protein, which translates to MLRNFWWPIEFSEVITRAPRKLRVMGKEFWAYRQANGQGVIMRDLDMGTRRPLGHVRVEGDTLIAEDGRRYAPDGSAGQTYALAYPTQDRYGWFFAFFGDLPDSERIPIPNLPYIEDTATFKVVHGNFEWNVHYARALENGVDAAHTPFVHGGSFGNPDEPQIEDYDVESTETSAMATIHLKPTPAKGLWSRIYSSKKRDTVVKTVVGWWMPNISILEVHLPFGTLMIYNAHVPVDDTKTVSKYIGLRTFFKGSWADGNMHKRVIKIFKQDQRVVEAQRPEILPYDLSAELHVRSDAIQIAFRKTRQRFFDRGWGLYPRGKPQDDIEIPSPYRPTLSQAGERDAERRVSIAA; encoded by the coding sequence ATGCTGAGGAATTTCTGGTGGCCAATCGAGTTCAGCGAGGTCATCACGCGCGCGCCGCGCAAGTTGCGCGTGATGGGCAAGGAGTTCTGGGCCTATCGCCAGGCGAACGGACAGGGCGTCATCATGCGCGACCTGGACATGGGCACGCGCCGGCCGTTGGGCCATGTGCGCGTCGAGGGCGATACCCTGATCGCCGAGGATGGTCGGCGATACGCACCGGACGGCTCGGCCGGGCAGACCTATGCGCTGGCCTATCCAACGCAGGATCGCTACGGCTGGTTCTTCGCCTTCTTCGGCGATCTACCGGACTCCGAACGCATTCCCATCCCCAACTTGCCTTACATCGAAGATACGGCGACCTTCAAGGTCGTCCACGGCAACTTCGAGTGGAACGTGCACTACGCTCGCGCGCTGGAGAACGGCGTGGACGCCGCGCACACGCCATTTGTGCATGGCGGTTCGTTCGGCAATCCCGATGAGCCGCAGATCGAGGATTACGACGTCGAGTCCACCGAGACCAGCGCGATGGCCACGATTCACCTGAAGCCGACGCCGGCCAAGGGCCTGTGGAGCCGCATCTACAGCAGCAAAAAGCGCGACACGGTGGTGAAAACCGTCGTCGGCTGGTGGATGCCCAACATTTCCATCCTCGAAGTGCACCTGCCCTTCGGCACGCTGATGATCTACAACGCGCATGTGCCGGTGGACGACACGAAGACGGTGAGCAAATACATCGGCCTGCGCACCTTCTTCAAGGGCAGTTGGGCCGATGGCAACATGCACAAGCGCGTGATCAAGATCTTCAAGCAGGATCAGAGGGTGGTGGAGGCGCAGCGCCCGGAGATTTTGCCCTACGACTTGAGCGCCGAGTTGCACGTGCGCAGCGACGCCATCCAGATCGCCTTTCGCAAGACCCGCCAGCGTTTCTTCGACCGAGGCTGGGGGCTATATCCGCGCGGCAAGCCGCAGGACGACATCGAGATCCCTTCACCGTATCGGCCCACGTTGTCCCAGGCCGGCGAGCGCGATGCCGAGCGCCGAGTGAGCATTGCCGCCTGA
- the vdh gene encoding salicylaldehyde dehydrogenase, giving the protein MRRCGLFINGREVAAHTGETFASVAPETGAMLGYAARAAVEDVDAAVSAAQEAFERWAAQAPGDRERILLRCADAVEAAEPRLLDLVIDESGSTISKARYEVRYSATLLRAAAGEARRLYGDTFPNDRPHRLSLVMREPLGVVGVIAPFNAPLVLLVKMIAFALASGNTIVAKPSEETPLIAVELARVLHAAGLPAGVLNVVTGYGNECGEPLVRHRHVRGIAFTGSTATGARIAAIAAPLMKRLQLELGGKNPLVVLRDVDVDRAAESAAVGAFYHAGQICMSSSRIIVERPIARLFAEALARKANALHLGDLRDDRTAYGPLIHARAVHKVDAHVRDAVERGATLLCGGSIHHGNTYQPTVLFEPPRAGPAWCDETFGPVVSIVGADDLDEAVAIANDSQYGLSAGVLTNDLQRGMTAARRIRAGSVHVGTHSFWSDALAPIGGYGMSGIGRSGGKYSVEHFTELKWMSLELGETPRPF; this is encoded by the coding sequence ATGCGTCGTTGTGGGTTGTTTATCAACGGCCGCGAAGTGGCCGCGCATACCGGCGAGACGTTTGCCAGCGTTGCGCCCGAGACCGGCGCCATGCTGGGCTACGCCGCCCGCGCGGCTGTTGAGGATGTAGACGCCGCAGTGAGCGCTGCGCAGGAGGCGTTCGAGCGCTGGGCAGCGCAGGCGCCGGGTGATCGCGAGCGCATTTTGTTGCGCTGCGCCGATGCAGTCGAGGCTGCCGAGCCGCGCCTGCTCGATCTGGTGATTGACGAGAGCGGCTCGACGATCTCCAAAGCGCGCTACGAGGTGCGTTACAGCGCGACGCTGCTGCGCGCCGCAGCCGGCGAAGCGCGGCGCCTATATGGCGACACCTTCCCCAACGACCGACCGCATCGCTTGTCGCTGGTGATGCGCGAGCCGCTCGGCGTGGTGGGCGTGATTGCGCCGTTCAACGCGCCGTTGGTGCTGCTGGTGAAGATGATTGCCTTCGCGCTGGCGTCAGGCAATACCATCGTCGCCAAGCCCAGTGAGGAGACGCCGCTCATCGCGGTCGAGTTGGCGCGCGTGCTACACGCCGCCGGGTTGCCGGCGGGCGTCTTGAACGTCGTCACCGGCTACGGCAACGAGTGCGGTGAGCCGCTGGTGAGACACCGCCACGTGCGCGGCATTGCCTTCACCGGCTCCACCGCCACCGGAGCGCGCATCGCGGCCATCGCCGCGCCGCTGATGAAGCGCTTGCAACTGGAACTCGGCGGGAAGAACCCGCTGGTCGTGCTGCGCGATGTGGATGTTGACCGAGCCGCCGAGAGTGCCGCAGTGGGCGCGTTCTATCACGCCGGACAGATCTGCATGAGTAGCTCGCGCATCATCGTGGAACGGCCGATAGCGCGCCTGTTCGCCGAGGCGCTGGCGCGCAAGGCAAACGCGCTGCACTTGGGCGATCTGCGCGATGATCGCACGGCCTACGGCCCGCTGATTCATGCGCGCGCCGTGCACAAGGTGGACGCGCACGTGCGCGACGCCGTTGAGCGTGGCGCGACGTTGTTGTGCGGCGGCAGCATCCATCACGGCAACACCTATCAGCCCACGGTGCTGTTCGAGCCGCCGCGCGCCGGGCCGGCCTGGTGCGACGAGACGTTCGGGCCGGTTGTCAGCATCGTCGGCGCCGACGACCTGGATGAAGCGGTGGCCATTGCCAACGATAGCCAATACGGCCTGAGCGCCGGCGTGCTCACCAACGACTTGCAACGCGGCATGACGGCGGCGCGGCGCATTCGCGCCGGCTCGGTGCACGTCGGCACACATTCGTTTTGGAGTGATGCGCTCGCGCCGATCGGCGGTTACGGCATGAGCGGCATCGGGCGCAGCGGCGGCAAATATTCCGTCGAGCACTTTACGGAGTTGAAGTGGATGAGCTTGGAGCTGGGCGAGACGCCCAGGCCATTCTGA
- a CDS encoding hydroxymethylglutaryl-CoA lyase, translating into MNIPAQITVVEVGPRDGFQMERAFIPTDLKVEIIDLLSSSGVPAIEATSFVNPKVIPQMADSDAVMQRIRRRPGVRYGALILNVKGAQRALAARADAVRFVVCASETYNHKNMNMSIAQSLAALRDVVEICAPVGVGVEPAVSVAFGCPFEGEVPESRVVALAEAFAAMGLRDICIADTVGLASPRSVRRLLDGLRCRLPTCHFSLHLHDTRGLGLANVLAAMDAGVTTFEASLGGLGGCPTTKVATGNISTEDLVNLCDEMGIATGVDVEVIREASRRIQDFLGRPLPSHVLAAGTRRALFARAGEGC; encoded by the coding sequence ATGAACATCCCAGCGCAGATCACTGTGGTGGAGGTCGGCCCGCGCGATGGGTTCCAGATGGAGCGGGCATTCATCCCGACCGACCTCAAAGTCGAGATCATTGACCTGCTGTCGTCCTCGGGCGTGCCGGCCATCGAAGCTACCTCGTTCGTGAATCCGAAGGTCATTCCGCAGATGGCCGATAGCGACGCGGTGATGCAGCGCATTCGGCGTCGTCCGGGGGTGCGTTACGGCGCACTGATCTTGAACGTGAAAGGCGCCCAGCGCGCCCTGGCTGCGCGCGCCGATGCGGTGCGCTTCGTTGTGTGCGCCAGCGAGACCTATAACCACAAGAACATGAACATGAGCATCGCGCAGTCGCTGGCGGCGCTGCGCGACGTGGTGGAGATATGCGCCCCGGTGGGCGTCGGCGTCGAGCCGGCCGTCTCGGTGGCGTTCGGCTGCCCGTTCGAGGGCGAAGTGCCCGAATCGCGCGTGGTCGCGCTGGCCGAAGCCTTTGCCGCCATGGGCCTGCGCGACATTTGCATTGCCGATACGGTCGGCCTGGCCAGTCCGCGCAGCGTTCGCCGGCTGCTCGACGGGTTGCGCTGCCGTCTGCCCACCTGTCATTTCTCGCTACACCTGCACGACACGCGCGGTCTGGGACTGGCCAACGTGTTGGCCGCGATGGATGCCGGCGTGACGACGTTCGAGGCATCGCTCGGCGGCCTGGGCGGTTGCCCAACGACGAAGGTGGCAACGGGTAACATCAGCACCGAAGACTTGGTGAACTTGTGCGACGAGATGGGCATTGCAACCGGCGTGGATGTCGAGGTCATTCGTGAGGCATCACGACGGATACAGGATTTCCTTGGCCGCCCGCTCCCCAGCCATGTGTTAGCGGCCGGCACGCGGCGAGCATTATTCGCGCGGGCCGGGGAGGGATGTTGA
- the leuC gene encoding 3-isopropylmalate dehydratase large subunit, whose amino-acid sequence MQQTIAEKIISRAARKTARAGDIVIVRVDGVMATDATAPLAIQAFREMGGQRVWDAARVSLVLDHAAPAPNERVGNLHAMMRRFAREQGCHLYDVGEGICHQLMVECGHVRPGNLFLGADSHTPTYGALNAFSAGIGSTDLAGILLTGKTWLKVPPTIKLELVGAWPPGVTAKDLALFLVGQIGIEGANYQCVEFTGEAVTPLRLSQRMTLANMTSEMGAKAGIVAPDGLRLPYAFEPVSADPGADYARVLRFDVSRLTPHVALPHSPDNVVPIARAKGVKINAGFIGSCTNARLDDLQQAAAVLRGGKLAPGVRLVIAPASRAIFNAALRDGTIAALSEAGATFISAGCGPCVGTHEGVPGDGEVVIASTNRNFRGRMGNPNAQIYLASPAVVAASVLAGEICEPRDVAPEVSDDLFSTSATPVSPVKLMTPVHPLPTP is encoded by the coding sequence ATGCAACAGACCATTGCAGAAAAGATCATTTCGCGCGCCGCGCGGAAGACGGCGCGCGCCGGTGACATCGTCATCGTGCGCGTGGATGGCGTGATGGCGACCGATGCCACCGCGCCACTGGCCATTCAAGCCTTTCGAGAGATGGGCGGGCAGCGCGTGTGGGATGCTGCCCGCGTGTCGCTCGTCCTAGATCATGCCGCGCCGGCGCCGAACGAGCGCGTCGGCAACTTGCATGCGATGATGCGCCGGTTCGCGCGCGAGCAAGGCTGCCACCTCTACGATGTCGGCGAGGGCATTTGCCACCAGCTTATGGTCGAGTGCGGCCATGTGCGCCCCGGCAACCTGTTCCTCGGCGCGGACTCGCACACACCCACCTACGGCGCGTTGAACGCATTCAGCGCCGGCATCGGCTCCACCGACCTGGCCGGCATCCTGCTCACCGGCAAAACCTGGCTCAAAGTGCCGCCCACGATCAAACTGGAGCTGGTCGGCGCTTGGCCGCCGGGCGTGACGGCCAAGGACTTAGCGCTGTTTTTAGTGGGGCAGATCGGCATCGAGGGAGCCAACTATCAGTGTGTCGAGTTCACCGGCGAAGCGGTTACGCCGCTTCGGCTCAGCCAGCGCATGACGCTGGCGAACATGACCAGCGAGATGGGTGCCAAGGCCGGCATCGTCGCTCCCGACGGCCTGCGCCTGCCGTATGCATTCGAGCCGGTAAGCGCCGATCCCGGCGCAGACTACGCGCGCGTGCTGCGCTTTGACGTGTCGCGCCTGACGCCGCACGTGGCGCTGCCGCACTCGCCCGACAACGTCGTGCCGATTGCGCGGGCGAAAGGCGTGAAGATCAACGCCGGCTTCATCGGCAGTTGCACCAACGCCCGCCTGGACGATCTGCAGCAAGCCGCGGCTGTGTTGCGCGGTGGCAAGTTGGCGCCGGGCGTGCGATTGGTGATAGCGCCGGCATCTCGCGCCATCTTCAACGCCGCGCTGCGCGACGGGACGATCGCCGCGCTGAGCGAGGCCGGCGCGACGTTCATCAGCGCCGGCTGCGGCCCATGCGTCGGCACGCACGAGGGTGTGCCCGGCGATGGCGAAGTGGTGATCGCCTCGACCAACCGCAACTTCCGCGGGCGCATGGGCAACCCGAACGCGCAGATCTACTTGGCCTCGCCGGCCGTGGTGGCTGCCAGCGTGCTCGCCGGCGAAATCTGCGAGCCAAGGGACGTTGCGCCGGAAGTGTCGGATGATCTCTTCTCGACATCCGCAACACCGGTGTCGCCCGTCAAGCTGATGACGCCCGTTCATCCCCTTCCTACGCCATGA
- a CDS encoding 3-isopropylmalate dehydratase small subunit gives MTTILGSAHVYDVDSIDTDRIIPGKYTKTLDPRELARHVLEDLDPSFAGRVQPGDVLVVGSNFGCGSSREQAPVALKAAGVACVVARSFARIFYRNAINIGLPLVELAEAHDIANGHRVRIELALGQVTNTATGRVFRAAPMPQVMVDILREGGLVNYLKRYGDYIIAQT, from the coding sequence ATGACGACGATACTCGGCTCTGCCCACGTGTACGACGTGGATAGCATAGATACCGACCGGATCATTCCCGGCAAATACACCAAAACGCTCGACCCGCGCGAGCTGGCCAGGCACGTGTTGGAAGATCTTGATCCGTCATTCGCCGGCCGGGTGCAGCCCGGGGACGTCCTCGTCGTGGGCAGCAACTTTGGGTGTGGCTCATCGCGCGAGCAGGCGCCGGTGGCGCTCAAGGCGGCCGGTGTGGCCTGCGTCGTCGCTCGTTCGTTCGCGCGCATTTTCTATCGCAACGCCATCAACATTGGCCTGCCACTGGTCGAGCTGGCCGAGGCGCATGACATCGCCAACGGCCATCGCGTGCGCATCGAGCTGGCCCTGGGGCAGGTGACGAACACTGCTACCGGCCGGGTCTTTCGCGCTGCACCCATGCCCCAGGTCATGGTGGACATCCTTCGTGAGGGTGGACTGGTCAACTATCTCAAACGTTACGGCGACTACATCATTGCTCAGACGTAA
- a CDS encoding CoA transferase, translated as MSLPSFSDLKVIEFSHAILGPSCGLILADLGMDVIKIEPLEGDPTRALKGFGVGYFPMFNRNKRSLTLNLKSAAGREIVLKLAAQADVLLENYAPGTMDRLGLGYEALAQLNPRLIYCTLKGYLPGPYEKRVALDEVVQMQSGIAYMTGPVGQPLRAGVSVVDVLAGAFSALGVLAALRERDRTGRGQLVRGGLFESAAYLVGQHMVYQPVLGEPIPPMPGKPRSWAIYQPFETKDGDLVFVGVTSDKHWRRFCEVFNRPDLLADESLATNNQRYLAFDRLTADLAAMFKQMTTAEVLAGCERAEIPFAPVARPEDLLEDPHLLAAGALWSVQVSETVRCNLPALPLAFGSGRLELRLQPPKAGEHTVEVLRGLGYDDAEIDRLRHDGVVGFGCGSEHL; from the coding sequence ATGTCTCTTCCATCCTTTAGCGATCTCAAAGTCATCGAATTCAGCCATGCCATCCTTGGGCCATCGTGCGGCTTGATCCTGGCCGACCTCGGCATGGATGTGATCAAGATCGAGCCGCTCGAGGGCGATCCGACGCGCGCGCTCAAAGGCTTCGGCGTGGGCTACTTCCCCATGTTCAACCGCAACAAGAGAAGCCTGACGCTGAACCTGAAGAGCGCCGCCGGCAGAGAGATCGTGCTCAAGTTGGCCGCGCAGGCCGATGTGTTGCTGGAGAACTACGCGCCGGGGACGATGGACCGCTTGGGGCTGGGCTACGAGGCGCTGGCGCAGCTCAACCCGCGCCTGATTTACTGCACGCTCAAAGGCTATTTGCCCGGGCCCTACGAGAAGCGCGTGGCGCTGGACGAAGTTGTGCAAATGCAGAGCGGCATCGCGTATATGACCGGACCGGTTGGCCAGCCGCTGCGCGCCGGTGTCTCGGTGGTAGATGTCTTGGCAGGCGCGTTTAGCGCGCTGGGCGTGTTGGCCGCGCTGCGCGAACGCGACCGCACCGGACGCGGGCAGCTCGTGCGCGGTGGGCTGTTCGAGTCGGCAGCCTATCTCGTCGGCCAGCACATGGTGTATCAGCCCGTGCTCGGCGAGCCGATCCCGCCCATGCCTGGCAAGCCGCGCTCATGGGCGATCTACCAGCCCTTCGAGACGAAAGATGGCGACCTCGTCTTCGTCGGCGTCACCAGCGATAAGCACTGGCGGCGCTTCTGCGAAGTTTTCAATCGCCCCGACTTGTTGGCCGATGAATCGCTCGCTACCAACAACCAACGCTACTTGGCCTTCGACCGCCTGACAGCAGACCTGGCCGCGATGTTCAAGCAGATGACCACCGCCGAGGTATTGGCCGGCTGCGAGCGCGCCGAAATCCCGTTTGCGCCGGTCGCTCGGCCCGAGGATCTGCTCGAAGACCCTCATTTGTTGGCGGCCGGCGCGTTGTGGAGCGTGCAGGTAAGCGAGACGGTGCGTTGCAACCTACCCGCGCTGCCGCTGGCCTTCGGCAGCGGGCGACTGGAGTTGCGCCTGCAACCGCCAAAGGCCGGCGAGCACACCGTCGAGGTGCTGCGCGGGCTGGGATACGACGATGCCGAGATTGACCGGTTGAGGCACGACGGCGTCGTCGGATTCGGATGTGGATCGGAGCATCTATGA
- a CDS encoding dihydropyrimidinase, giving the protein MSHLDLVIKNARVVRPNATDVAPMDIGIAGGRIVALAPAIAAEAAQTFDAAGLLAFPGAIDAHTHIGIYVHPHDDALTESAAAVSGGVTTLITYARTGSLYLNRGGSWREFYPELLRQSEGRYYTDYGYHMSPIEGRQIGEMEYMLCEGGAPNFGEVFMFYGLHGLHGRSDAQAQWLMLGPGDHYDLAHFDFICREAARLQRTYPELAPYIQVSFHCETPELLRAYEAVVQRDARAHHPSPQTPLQQYSAARPPHSEAIAISIVGALAHAAGLRQVNILHLTSREAMDAALRVRAGYPEVTFGLEATAGHLLFDDGAPCGVWGKVNPPLRSRDDVEYLWSHVLSGAIEWLVTDHANCPRAIKVDPSDPENIWKAKAGFGGTEYLLPAIFSEGTKRGLSPNRIAALLSWNPSRRFGLLRKGDIAEGFDADIALIDPNETWTICAADSLSAQGYTPFEGIRVRGRVKHTFVRGQRVFSEGRIVGPPMGRYVRRPM; this is encoded by the coding sequence ATGAGCCATCTCGATCTGGTCATCAAGAATGCGCGCGTGGTGCGGCCGAATGCGACCGATGTCGCCCCGATGGACATCGGCATTGCCGGCGGTCGGATCGTCGCGCTCGCGCCGGCCATCGCAGCCGAGGCCGCCCAGACGTTCGACGCCGCCGGCTTGCTGGCCTTTCCCGGCGCGATTGACGCGCACACGCACATCGGCATCTATGTGCATCCGCACGATGATGCGCTCACCGAATCGGCGGCGGCGGTGAGCGGCGGCGTCACCACGCTGATCACCTATGCGCGCACCGGCAGCCTCTATCTCAATCGCGGCGGCTCATGGCGCGAGTTCTACCCCGAACTGCTGCGCCAGAGCGAAGGGCGTTACTACACCGACTACGGCTATCACATGTCGCCCATCGAAGGCCGGCAGATCGGCGAGATGGAGTACATGCTGTGCGAAGGCGGCGCGCCGAACTTCGGCGAAGTGTTCATGTTCTACGGCCTCCATGGCTTGCACGGGCGCAGCGACGCGCAGGCGCAGTGGTTGATGCTCGGCCCGGGCGACCATTACGACCTGGCGCACTTCGATTTCATCTGCCGCGAAGCCGCGCGATTGCAACGCACATACCCTGAACTCGCGCCCTATATCCAAGTGAGTTTTCATTGCGAGACGCCGGAGCTGCTGCGCGCCTACGAGGCCGTCGTCCAACGCGACGCGCGGGCGCATCATCCATCGCCTCAGACGCCCTTGCAGCAGTACAGCGCCGCCCGGCCGCCTCACAGCGAAGCCATCGCCATCAGCATTGTGGGCGCCCTGGCGCACGCTGCCGGCCTGCGCCAGGTCAACATCCTGCATCTCACCTCCCGCGAGGCAATGGACGCCGCGCTGCGCGTCCGCGCCGGCTATCCTGAGGTCACGTTCGGCCTGGAGGCGACGGCGGGCCATCTGCTCTTTGATGATGGCGCACCGTGCGGCGTATGGGGCAAAGTCAACCCGCCGCTGCGCTCGCGCGATGACGTGGAGTACCTATGGTCGCACGTGCTGAGCGGCGCGATCGAGTGGCTGGTGACCGACCACGCCAATTGCCCACGCGCGATCAAAGTCGATCCCTCTGACCCGGAGAACATCTGGAAAGCCAAGGCCGGCTTCGGCGGCACGGAGTATCTATTGCCGGCCATCTTCAGCGAGGGAACGAAGCGCGGCCTCTCGCCCAATCGCATCGCTGCGCTGCTGAGTTGGAATCCATCGCGCCGCTTTGGGCTGCTGCGCAAGGGTGACATCGCCGAAGGCTTCGACGCCGACATTGCGCTGATTGATCCGAACGAAACATGGACGATTTGCGCTGCCGATTCGCTATCGGCGCAGGGCTATACGCCATTCGAGGGAATTCGCGTGCGGGGCCGCGTCAAGCACACCTTCGTCCGCGGCCAGCGCGTGTTCAGTGAGGGCCGGATCGTCGGACCGCCGATGGGTCGGTATGTCCGGCGACCGATGTAG
- a CDS encoding butyryl-CoA dehydrogenase translates to MTETTECLTGERLVERMTERERENARRVEQVLPVLRANAEQADRDARFQMDNLRAIRDAGLLGLIVPERYGGLGGTLRDLCAATFAMATACPSTALAYFFHCTSASRGLLPLEAIEAGLYAADEVPVVRAFAEKLLRKMGERRMWLANFASESGKTEGANVTIATEATPVSGGWRLNGVKSFGCATGVADEYLVTAKLAGSTDVNGLALFFVPRDAQGVSPRAPWQPIGMRATATDGIVLKDVFVPADEALTLPGAFARATQMSRGTWVGNQVAIVAVYLGIAQACYDHTIQALLDFKFQDTGRSIATSPMHQELIGHMAVDLETGYLWLRRQLELETSEPPLKPKADVARQWRMCKGQVCEAAFRVAVNAFKAGGTSGSTNSGIVARALRDLSMGLVQAFPAERGRLEVAKMIVEGAGYQGLDVRR, encoded by the coding sequence ATGACGGAGACCACGGAGTGCTTGACCGGCGAGCGGCTGGTCGAGCGCATGACGGAGCGCGAGCGTGAAAATGCGCGTCGCGTCGAGCAGGTGCTGCCGGTGCTGCGTGCCAATGCCGAGCAGGCAGATCGCGACGCCCGATTCCAGATGGACAACCTGCGCGCCATCCGCGACGCCGGTTTGCTGGGCTTGATCGTGCCGGAGCGCTACGGCGGGCTGGGCGGCACGCTGCGTGACCTGTGCGCGGCCACGTTCGCCATGGCCACGGCCTGCCCTTCGACCGCGCTGGCCTATTTCTTCCACTGCACCAGCGCCTCGCGCGGGCTGTTGCCGTTGGAGGCCATCGAGGCCGGCCTATACGCGGCAGATGAAGTGCCGGTCGTGCGTGCCTTCGCCGAGAAGCTGCTGCGTAAGATGGGCGAGCGGCGCATGTGGCTGGCCAACTTCGCCAGCGAAAGTGGCAAGACCGAAGGCGCTAACGTCACCATCGCCACCGAGGCCACGCCGGTGAGCGGGGGGTGGCGATTGAACGGCGTCAAGTCGTTTGGCTGCGCGACGGGGGTAGCCGATGAGTATCTGGTCACGGCCAAGCTGGCCGGCAGCACGGACGTAAACGGCCTGGCGCTCTTTTTCGTCCCGCGCGACGCGCAGGGCGTGTCACCGCGCGCGCCCTGGCAGCCCATCGGCATGCGCGCCACGGCGACCGATGGCATCGTGCTGAAGGATGTGTTCGTGCCGGCGGATGAAGCGCTGACCCTGCCCGGCGCATTCGCGCGCGCCACACAAATGTCGCGCGGGACGTGGGTGGGCAACCAAGTGGCCATTGTGGCCGTGTATCTGGGGATCGCCCAAGCTTGCTACGATCACACCATCCAAGCGCTGCTCGACTTCAAGTTCCAGGACACCGGCCGCAGCATCGCGACCAGCCCGATGCACCAGGAGCTGATCGGTCACATGGCGGTGGACCTGGAGACCGGCTATTTGTGGTTGCGCCGACAGTTAGAGCTGGAGACCAGCGAGCCGCCGCTCAAGCCCAAGGCCGACGTGGCCAGACAGTGGCGCATGTGCAAGGGTCAGGTATGCGAAGCGGCCTTTCGCGTGGCCGTCAACGCCTTCAAGGCCGGCGGCACCAGCGGCAGCACCAACAGCGGCATCGTGGCGCGGGCGCTGCGCGACCTGAGCATGGGCTTGGTGCAAGCCTTCCCCGCCGAACGCGGACGGTTGGAAGTCGCCAAGATGATCGTCGAAGGCGCAGGGTATCAGGGATTAGATGTGCGGCGCTAA
- the vapc26 gene encoding ribonuclease VapC, whose amino-acid sequence MHRTIMDTSFLFALMSKRDSNHAKCRAVVESLRESPLLPVTVLPEVAYLIHTRIGHHAMRRFTGLLSEPIWDLVTPDQDDFARAAAVLETYASLALDFVDATVVALAERLKVSTILTLDRRHFQPVRPRHAPAFTLLPD is encoded by the coding sequence ATGCACCGAACGATCATGGACACCAGCTTCCTGTTCGCGCTGATGAGCAAAAGGGACAGCAACCACGCAAAGTGCCGCGCCGTCGTCGAAAGCCTGCGCGAAAGTCCGCTCCTTCCCGTCACCGTGCTGCCTGAGGTGGCCTATCTCATCCACACGCGCATCGGGCATCACGCTATGCGCCGCTTCACCGGCCTGCTGAGCGAACCGATCTGGGATCTCGTCACGCCAGATCAAGATGATTTCGCGCGGGCCGCTGCCGTGCTCGAGACCTACGCATCACTTGCGCTCGATTTTGTGGACGCGACGGTCGTCGCGCTGGCCGAGCGCCTGAAAGTGAGCACGATTCTCACGCTCGACCGGCGGCACTTCCAGCCCGTGCGCCCGCGCCACGCTCCTGCCTTTACCCTGCTGCCGGATTGA